TCGGTAAAGCTTGCCTATGAAGTTGAGAGCCCCTCGTGCATCTACCTCGAACAGGGCTTCTCGGACAGGGTGTGCAAGGGTGTCGTCACAGACCTCTTCCGGGGCGAGGAGTTCGACGTCGAGAACACCTACGCCCTCATCTGCGGCCCGCCGGTCATGTACAAGTTTGTAATAAGGGAGCTCCTGGATAGAAAGCTCTCACCGGGCAGGATTTACATGACCCTGGAGAGGCGCATGCGCTGCGGTGTCGGCAAGTGCGGCCACTGCGTCGTCGGAACCAGCGTCTCCATGAAGTACATCTGCCAGGACGGCCCGGTCTTCACCTACTGGGACGCTCTCTCCACGAGGGGGTTGATATGATGGACAAGCTTAAGCTGGGGGTTTTCGAGCTTACCGACTGCGGCGGCTGTGCCCTCAACATACTCTTCCTCTACGAGAAGCTCTTCGACCTCCTCGAATTCTACGAGATAACCGAGTTTCACATGGCGACGAGCCTCAGCGAGGAGAACCACTACGACGTCGCCCTCGTAACCGGAACCGTCTCGACCCAGCGCGACCTGAACCTGCTAAAAGAGGCAAGAAATCACTCCGAATACCTCATAGCCCTCGGAACCTGCGCAACCCACGGCTCGGTTCAGGGGAGCGTTGAACTCCCCATCAGGGAGAAGCTGAAGGCTGTCTACGGGGACGATGGCAACCCAATGCGCGCCCTCGACTCCAAGCCGGTCGTCGAATACGTCGCCGTTGATTTCGCCCTGCCCGGCTGCCCGTACGACAAAAACGAGGTCTACCAGGTGCTCATGGACATAGCCAAGGGCATTGAGCCGGTTAGAAAGGACTACCCGGTCTGTCTCGAGTGCAAGCTCAACGAGTACGAGTGCGTCCTCGTCAAGAAAGGCCTTCCCTGCCTCGGCCCAATAACCTACGGCGGCTGCAACGCGGCCTGCATCCGCTCCGGCCTCGGCTGTATAGGCTGCCGCGGACCGCTACCCGGGGAAGTGAATCCAGCCAGTGAGTACGAGATACTCAAGGACCTCGGCTACGATGACGAGTACATCATAAGAAAGTTCAAGACCTTCGCGAGGTGGGAGCCATGATAATCGAGCTCCGCGAGTTCACGCGCGTTGAGGGCAACGGAAAGGCCGAGATAGTCATCGAGGACGGCGAGGTAAAGGACGTCAGACTTAAGATCATCGAGGGGCCTAGATTCTTCGAGCTCCTGACCCTTGGAAGGCACTACTACGACGTTCCTGACCTCGAGGCCAGGATATGCGCCATCTGCTACCTCTCCCACAGCGTCGCTTCCGTCCTAGGAATCGAAAGGGCCTTCGGCGTTGAGGTTCCGGAGGAGATAGCACTGATCAGAGAGCTCGGGCTCATAGGTGAACTGCTCGAGAGCCACGCGCTGCACCTGTACCTCCTCGTTGCGCCGGACGTGTTCGGCTACCCAGACGCCATAAGGATGGCCACGAAGCACGGGGAGCTGGTAAAGGAGGGCCTCGCCCTGAAGGCCTTCGGCAACAGGATAAGGGTGATGGTAGGCGGCAGGGAGATACACGGAATAAACGTCAAGCCCGGCGGCTTCGGCAGGTATCCAACGGTGGAGGAGCTCGAGAGGGTGGAGAAGGAAAGCGAAGCCCTCCTCAGGCTGGCGAGGAGAGCTGTAAGACTCTTCGCCCAACTGGATCCATATGGCGCCCAGGCAAAGCACTTCGTCGCCACCGACGGCTACCTCTGGGGTGAAAAGCTGGTCTCCGACGAGGAAGGTGCCTTCCACTACACCGAGAGGATAGAGGAGCGCTCCCTCGTTTACAGCTTCGCCAAGCAGAGCCTCTACAAGGGCGAAATCTTCTTTGTCGGAGCGCTGCCGAGGTTGCTCCTCAAGTCGGAGATGCTCACACCTGCCGCCAAGAGGCTCTTCGAGGAGCACAGGGAGAAACTGGAGACCGGCTACGTCAGCTACAACAACCTGGCCCAGGCGATAGAGCTCGTCTATTCCCTCGAGAGGGCAAACGAGATAGCGAAGACGCTCCTCGATAGGGGCATTGAAGGGGAGAACGTCCCGGTTGAGCCCAGGGAGGGCGAGGGGATAGGCTACGTCGAGGCCCCGAGGGGTGTTCTGATACACCATTACAGGATAGACGCCAACGGTAATGTCGCCTACTCCAACATAATAACCCCAACAGCGCTGAACCACGCGATGATGGAGGCCAGCCTGCTGGAAGAGGCAAGGAAACTGTACGGCGAGGCCGAGGAAAGGGCGATGATAGGAAGGCTTGAGGAGACCGTCAGGGCATTCGACCCATGCATCTCCTGCTCCGTCCATCTGGTGAAGCTCTAAGCAGGCACAAAAAGTTTTCCATTTTTATTTTCCGTACGTCCCCAATAAAGGGTGCTGGACCGAGGATTCTTCCAAAATGTTTATATCCCTCCCAAATAACCTTTAAAAGGTGAGAGCCATGGAACAGGGAAAGGTCGCCGAAATCATCGACTCTGTTCTGCCCGGCGAAACGGTTCTGGTAACATACACCACATCCTACATCCCCGAATTCGCCCTGAAGTTCTTCATTGAGTACTCAAGGGAAAAGGGCATTCCCCTCGTTATTGATGATAATTTCGACACCCTTCACGCCATTATAATCCACGCCAAGACCATGGGGCTTTCCCTGGACTTAGACAACGTCTACGTTCTGAAGACCGGGGGCAAATTCGAGACGGGAAACGTCCTGACGAGGGTTCCGTTTCACCCGGATCCGAGGGTTTACATCAAAAACTACGAAGAGAGCAGCGTTAAAGTCTTCAGGGAAATTCCATCCCCGATGATAAACCTCGTCCTCGGCCTGGAGAACCTCTTCCTCGTCACGAGAACTCCCCTTGACACGTATCGCATCATACTGGCCATGCAGAGGTTCACAGGAAACGAAAGGAGAAAGGCGTTCTACCTAATCAACGAGGGAATAATGAAGAGCCTCCCCCTTAAGAGCCTTTACGAGCTGGAAAGGATCTCCACGACGGTCATCAGGCTGAGACCGTACCACACGGGAGCGGAGGTTAAAGTCCTGAAGAGCATCAACCCGAACTTGGTTGGCCTGGAGACAACGATAGACGCAGGGGAGTGGAGCTGATGGAGGCCCTCAAAAAACCCGTTCTGATTACAGAGAAGGACCTCGACGAACTGCTGGAGCAGATCTGGCCAGGGGGTACCACCATAGTCGAGAACAGGGCATCGCTGGGAATAGAGTTCACACTCCATGCATTCATCCAGTACTCAAAGAAGAAGGGAATCCCCCTGATAGTCGAGGACATATTCGACACACTGCCGGTCTACATGACGCACCTGAGACTGATGGGGGTTCAGGTGAATGATTCCGACGTGAAGGTCATCAAAGTCGGCGGAACCCAGGAAACAGGGGACGTAATAGCCAAGATAAAGTTCGGAAACGACCCCTACGTCTACCAGGAAAAGATCGATAGAGAGCTCCGGAAGATAACGGGCGACTCCATGTACGTACACCTCGTCCTCGGCCTGGAGAGACTGCTGGTCCTTCAGGGCGACGTCCGCAGTATCTACACCCTCATGGGGCTGATAAAGCAGAAACTGGGGGACGAGAGGAGAATCAACCTGTACCTGGTGGAAACGCCAATTATAGAAACCCTCGACTTCAACCCCCTCCCGATGCTTGAGGACCTTGCGACGTCGGTGATAGAACTCCAAGATGAGGACGAACTCATAGATATAAAGTTGAAAAAGTCGGTGTTCACACTGCTCATGCACAGGGATCACCTGCTCGTCTCCCCGAGGGAGATACTGCGGTGGTGGATGTGAGCTTCCTCAGCAGGCTGCTTGGAGGAGACGAAAGGAAGGAAGAGCCAAGCACTCAAGGGGTTTCTGGAAAGCCCATAGGAAAATTCAGAGTGGACAGCGTGCTCAGGGTATTCACCAGACCTGTTCTCATCGGAGAAGTCCTCGAAGGTACAGTCTATCCAGGCTGCAAACTCAAGGGGAGGGGAACCGGAAAGATCGTTAGAATGGAGCAGGAGAGACGGGAGGTAGAATTCGCCGCGAGCGGCGATAGAGTGGCCCTCATGCTGGAGAACGGGATGTCCGTCGAAGAGGGGGATGTGCTGGAGATATACCCGTGATGATACCGCAGAAGCAACATGGGGCAAGTTTTAATTCCCCTTCACCAATTTCTTCCGGGGGAAGAAGATGGGAATTTTCAAACGGTTCAGAAAGAAAAAGGACGAGCCGGAGATAGTCTCGAGGCACCCCGTTGGAAAGTTCAAAGTCATCGGGACGACCTACGTCCTCGGAAAGCAGGTTTTGGGTGGAGTCGTGCTTGAGGGGGTCATATACCCAGGCTACAAGCTCAAGGGCGGGGGGATAGCGCTCGTTAGGGAGATACACATCCGGAACAGGAAGGTGGATTTCGTCGTGGAGCACGACGAAGCGGCCCTGGTTCTCGAGGGAAAGATGAAGGTCAAAGATGGCGAAATCATAGAAGTTTACCGATCGTGAGGTGATGGTATGATAATCTGGGACGACCACTTCCACGTTGACCCATACAAGGGGCTCTTCCTTGAAGCAGTCAAGCAGTTCCACCGCGCTGGAGGGACTCATCTCGTCGTGGTCTATAAGACGGCCCACGACTACGGCTTCCCTGGGCTGAAGGCGGAGGACTTCATGAAGGCGATGGACTTCCACATCGAGCTCGTCGAGAAGATCAACAGGGAAACGCCCGTCAAGGCATATGCCGTCGTCGGTGTGCACCCCGCGGAGTTCGTTTATCTCGCAGAGCAGAAAGGCCTCGAATACGCCAAGGATGAGGTCATGAAGGCCCTCAAATACGCCCAGAGGCTCTGCCTTGAGGGAAAGGCCATAGCCATAGGCGAGATAGGCAGGCCGCACTACGAGGTGAGCGAGGAAATCTGGGAGGCGAGCATAGAGCTTATGAAGTACGGGATGGGCTTAGCGAAGGAAGCCGACTGCGCGGTTCAGCTTCATACCGAGAGCTTCGACGAGGAGAGGTTCAGGGAGCTTGGGGAATACGTGAGGGAGGTTGGAATAAAGCCGTACAAGGTCGTCAAACACTTCTCGCCGCCGCTCGTTAAGGTGGCAGAGGAGGTCGGGGTCTTCCCGAGCATAATAGCCAGCAAG
The Thermococcus radiotolerans genome window above contains:
- the shyD gene encoding NAD(P)-dependent hydrogenase/sulfhydrogenase 2 subunit delta — translated: MMDKLKLGVFELTDCGGCALNILFLYEKLFDLLEFYEITEFHMATSLSEENHYDVALVTGTVSTQRDLNLLKEARNHSEYLIALGTCATHGSVQGSVELPIREKLKAVYGDDGNPMRALDSKPVVEYVAVDFALPGCPYDKNEVYQVLMDIAKGIEPVRKDYPVCLECKLNEYECVLVKKGLPCLGPITYGGCNAACIRSGLGCIGCRGPLPGEVNPASEYEILKDLGYDDEYIIRKFKTFARWEP
- the shyA gene encoding NAD(P)-dependent hydrogenase/sulfhydrogenase 2 subunit alpha; this encodes MIIELREFTRVEGNGKAEIVIEDGEVKDVRLKIIEGPRFFELLTLGRHYYDVPDLEARICAICYLSHSVASVLGIERAFGVEVPEEIALIRELGLIGELLESHALHLYLLVAPDVFGYPDAIRMATKHGELVKEGLALKAFGNRIRVMVGGREIHGINVKPGGFGRYPTVEELERVEKESEALLRLARRAVRLFAQLDPYGAQAKHFVATDGYLWGEKLVSDEEGAFHYTERIEERSLVYSFAKQSLYKGEIFFVGALPRLLLKSEMLTPAAKRLFEEHREKLETGYVSYNNLAQAIELVYSLERANEIAKTLLDRGIEGENVPVEPREGEGIGYVEAPRGVLIHHYRIDANGNVAYSNIITPTALNHAMMEASLLEEARKLYGEAEERAMIGRLEETVRAFDPCISCSVHLVKL
- a CDS encoding DUF257 family protein, whose translation is MEQGKVAEIIDSVLPGETVLVTYTTSYIPEFALKFFIEYSREKGIPLVIDDNFDTLHAIIIHAKTMGLSLDLDNVYVLKTGGKFETGNVLTRVPFHPDPRVYIKNYEESSVKVFREIPSPMINLVLGLENLFLVTRTPLDTYRIILAMQRFTGNERRKAFYLINEGIMKSLPLKSLYELERISTTVIRLRPYHTGAEVKVLKSINPNLVGLETTIDAGEWS
- a CDS encoding DUF257 family protein, with translation MEALKKPVLITEKDLDELLEQIWPGGTTIVENRASLGIEFTLHAFIQYSKKKGIPLIVEDIFDTLPVYMTHLRLMGVQVNDSDVKVIKVGGTQETGDVIAKIKFGNDPYVYQEKIDRELRKITGDSMYVHLVLGLERLLVLQGDVRSIYTLMGLIKQKLGDERRINLYLVETPIIETLDFNPLPMLEDLATSVIELQDEDELIDIKLKKSVFTLLMHRDHLLVSPREILRWWM
- the pbp11 gene encoding tRNA-binding protein Pbp11, with the translated sequence MDVSFLSRLLGGDERKEEPSTQGVSGKPIGKFRVDSVLRVFTRPVLIGEVLEGTVYPGCKLKGRGTGKIVRMEQERREVEFAASGDRVALMLENGMSVEEGDVLEIYP
- the pbp11 gene encoding tRNA-binding protein Pbp11 encodes the protein MGIFKRFRKKKDEPEIVSRHPVGKFKVIGTTYVLGKQVLGGVVLEGVIYPGYKLKGGGIALVREIHIRNRKVDFVVEHDEAALVLEGKMKVKDGEIIEVYRS
- a CDS encoding TatD family hydrolase, which translates into the protein MIIWDDHFHVDPYKGLFLEAVKQFHRAGGTHLVVVYKTAHDYGFPGLKAEDFMKAMDFHIELVEKINRETPVKAYAVVGVHPAEFVYLAEQKGLEYAKDEVMKALKYAQRLCLEGKAIAIGEIGRPHYEVSEEIWEASIELMKYGMGLAKEADCAVQLHTESFDEERFRELGEYVREVGIKPYKVVKHFSPPLVKVAEEVGVFPSIIASKKNIKAAIEQGNRFMMETDYIDDKRRPGAVLGPKTVPKRTKAFLQNGLFTEEDVYKIHVENPRKVYEVEVEE